The proteins below are encoded in one region of Plutella xylostella chromosome 13, ilPluXylo3.1, whole genome shotgun sequence:
- the LOC105380189 gene encoding mediator of RNA polymerase II transcription subunit 7, producing MSSDTAQVSSLPLPPKQYINFYTDENVRRNRAPLPPRPIHDTYSMFGNTFNADDTIIRSLESQGFRRLYPMHFERRRELKKLNHSLLVNFLDLLDLLVHCPDSPKRAEKVEDLSLLFIHIHHLLNEFRPHQARETLRVMMELQKRQRVETAMRFQKHLEKVQDILQGALQHLPDQNEIDSKFLVPTEILEHMDTSQSESANADPCYELDRIMCNVIDNMR from the exons atgtcTTCAGACACGGCTCAAGTCAGCTCCTTACCCTTGCCCCCAAAGCAATACATAAACTTTTATACAGATGAAAATGTACGACGAAATAGAGCACCTTTACCACCACGTCCGATTCATGATACATATTCCATGTTTGGAAATACATTCAACGCCGATGATACTATTATTCGATCATTAGAGAGTCAG GGCTTTCGTAGATTATATCCTATGCATTTTGAAAGAAGACGTGAACTGAAGAAACTAAACCATTCACTATTGGTGAATTTCCTGGATTTGCTTGATTTACTGGTGCACTGCCCAGACTCACCTAAAAGAGCTGAGAAAGTTGAAGATCttagtttgttatttatacacatACATCATCTTCTCAACGAATTCAGGCCTCATCAGGCAAGAGAAACATTGAGAGTCATGATGGAATTGCAGAAACGCCAAAGAGTTGAAACTGCCATGAG GTTCCAAAAACATCTTGAAAAAGTTCAGGATATCTTGCAAGGGGCACTACAACATTTGCCAGATCAAAATGAGATAGATTCAAAGTTTCTAGTTCCTACTGAAATACTAGAACACATGGACACCAGTCAGAGTGAAAGTGCTAATGCTGATCCCTGCTATGAACTGGATCGGATCATGTGTAATGTTATTGATAATATGAGatga
- the LOC105380190 gene encoding apoptosis inhibitor 5 — MSADNIEKLYQNYGILADAKDDIAKHEKEYLEILAAVKGSDKEKRLASQFIAKFFNSFPNLAEQALEAQFDLCEDDDVAIRKQAIKDLPSLCKDHKEHTQRISDILAQLLQSEDATEITMVTNSLLGILKSDPKGTLTGLFSQIHQSTDNEVVRERCIKFLATKVKQVGREVINKEAEDLIIAECKKILEDVVAEEFEHIMDLLTWSRLGKTPAGKKELVQLVGAIAFSPDDWQPEDPEYVDRILQCSMYALPLFSAQVESTQFVNFFCEHVLPRWKDIASPEGSADCKLELLKIFAEVSEHCGELEKAQEKIDTVYDLLMTYLPEAPIVTEEVKKAEESEEAKPDESKATPSLQFSHVECALFALHSLCRKVPEALAADSARLKALRIRLQYTASLTQGYIKKLKEVTQGKKGDNANSEENKLKVAALKTTSNINTLIRDIFRTPPSFKSKVELSFQVKRAEIKEKPSPKSEEKESQVAGQKRHQPIKFDNGEEKSSPEKRARPGDKNVKMYTPPSGKYSSRLTGNGNTGGGGGARYSGNGGRYRGGGGYRRGNAPFKRRNNY; from the exons ATGTCTGCTGATAATATAGAGAAGTTGTACCAGAATTACGGAATATTGGCCGACGCCAAAGATGACATAGCGAAG CATGAAAAGGAATACTTGGAGATATTAGCTGCGGTTAAGGGCTCAGATAAAGAGAAACGTTTGGCGTCACAGTTCATTGCTAAATTCTTCAACAGCTTTCCCAATCTTGCGGAACAAGCTCTAGAAGCCCAATTTGACCTCTGCGAAGATGATGATGTGGcg attAGGAAACAAGCTATAAAAGATTTACCATCCCTATGTAAGGACCATAAAGAACATACTCAACGTATTTCTGATATACTTGCACAACTGCTGCAGTCGGAAGATGCCACAGAAATCACCATGGTCACAAATTCCCTACTCGGTATCCTAAAAAGTGACCCTAAAGGAACTCTGACTGGGCTATTTTCTCAAATACACCAAAGCACTGACAATGAAGTAGTAAGAGAGAGATGTATCAAGTTTTTGGCCACAAAAGTTAAGCAAGTAGGGAGAGAAGTCATCAACAAGGAAGCTGAAGATCTTATTATTGCTGAGTGTAAGAAAATTTTGGag GATGTAGTTGCGGAAGAATTTGAGCACATAATGGACTTGCTGACTTGGTCCAGACTGGGCAAGACTCCTGCGGGCAAGAAGGAGCTAGTACAGCTGGTGGGGGCCATAGCATTCTCCCCCGATGACTGGCAGCCCGAGGACCCCGAGTATGTGGACCGAATACTGCAGTGCTCCATGTACGCCCTGCCTTTGTTCTCC GCCCAGGTAGAGTCAACGCAGTTTGTAAACTTCTTCTGTGAGCATGTTCTTCCTCGCTGGAAAGACATTGCGTCCCCGGAGGGCAGTGCTGACTGTAAACTGGAACTGCTGAAAATATTTGCTGAAGTTTCTGAACATTGTGGGGAGCTTGAGAAGGCGCAAGAGAAGATTGACACAGTTTATGACTTACTAATG ACCTACCTGCCAGAGGCCCCGATAGTGACTGAAGAAGTGAAGAAAGCTGAGGAGTCAGAGGAAGCCAAGCCCGATGAATCGAAAGCGACACCATCGCTGCAGTTCTCTCACGTAGAGTGTGCGTTGTTTGCCCTCCACTCGCTGTGCAGGAAGGTTCCAGAAGCCCTGGCGGCAGATAGCGCGAGGCTGAAGGCGCTCCGCATCCGGCTCCAGTACACTGCTAGCCTCACTCAAGGATATATTAAGAAGTTGAAGGAAGTGACCCAG GGTAAGAAAGGTGACAATGCCAACTCAGAAGAGAATAAATTGAAGGTTGCAGCGTTGAAAACAACTTCCAACATTAACACTCTGATTAGAGACATATTCAGGACACCCCCCAGCTTCAAGAGCAAAGTGGAACTCTCATTCCAAGTGAAAAGGGCTGAAATCAAG GAAAAGCCATCTCCAAAATCCGAAGAGAAAGAGAGCCAAGTAGCCGGTCAGAAGCGCCACCAGCCCATCAAATTCGACAACGGAGAAGAGAAGTCATCGCCTGAGAAACGCGCGCGCCCTGGAGACAAGAACGTAAAGATGTACACGCCTCCTTCTGGCAAGTATAGCTCGAGGCTGACGGGCAACGGAAACACAGGTGGCGGCGGTGGTGCACGGTACTCCGGAAATGGTGGCCGATACCGCGGTGGCGGCGGATACAGACGAGGAAACGCCCCATTCAAAAGGCGAAACAACTACTAA
- the LOC105389512 gene encoding homeobox protein CDX-2 isoform X2 yields the protein MVNYVNPLAMYQGKQYGSGGWYGWQPQSFEEQQWCGAWGGGEWAPEGHHFPKREPGERDAGELPSPARGDPSPGASPCARPAQPPPPPRSPYEWMKKPNYQTQPNPGKTRTKDKYRVVYSDHQRLELEKEFHYSRYITIRRKAELAASLGLSERQVKIWFQNRRAKERKQVKKREEVVMKEKGDHASLQHAQLHHATMLHHQQMMSGMMHHHHYHQGVLQGVPEPLVPGAPPVPLL from the exons ATGGTGAATTACGTGAACCCGCTCGCCATGTACCAGGGCAAGCAGTACGGCAGCGGCGGCTGGTACGGCTGGCAGCCGCAGAGCTTCGAGGAGCAGCAGTGGTGCGGCGCGTGGGGCGGCGGCGAGTGGGCGCCGGAGGGCCACCACTTCCCCAAGCGCGAGCCGGGCGAGCGGGACGCGGGCGAGCTGCCGTCCCCGGCGCGCGGCGACCCCAGCCCCGGCGCCTCGCCCTGCGCGCGCCCCGCGcagcccccgccgcccccaaGGTCGCCCTACGAGTGGATGAAGAAACCCAACTACCAAACACAACCCAATCCAG GTAAAACGCGGACGAAGGACAAGTACCGCGTGGTGTACAGCGACCACCAGCGGCTGGAGCTGGAGAAGGAGTTCCACTACTCGCGCTACATCACCATCCGACGCAAGGCAGAGCTGGCCGCCAGCCTCGGGCTCTCGGAACGACAG GTAAAAATCTGGTTCCAAAACCGGCGCGCCAAAGAGCGGAAACAAGTGAAGAAACGCGAGGAAGTAGTGATGAAGGAGAAGGGCGACCACGCGTCGCTTCAGCACGCCCAGCTCCACCACGCCACCATGCTGCACCACCAGCAGATGATGAGCGGCATGATGCATCACCACCACTACCACCAGGGGGTGCTGCAGGGCGTGCCCGAGCCCCTCGTGCCCGGCGCGCCGCCCGTGCCGCTGCTGTGA
- the LOC105389512 gene encoding homeobox protein CDX-2 isoform X1 — MVNYVNPLAMYQGKQYGSGGWYGWQPQSFEEQQWCGAWGGGEWAPEGHHFPKREPGERDAGELPSPARGDPSPGASPCARPAQPPPPPRSPYEWMKKPNYQTQPNPENDHSEAYSKTRTKDKYRVVYSDHQRLELEKEFHYSRYITIRRKAELAASLGLSERQVKIWFQNRRAKERKQVKKREEVVMKEKGDHASLQHAQLHHATMLHHQQMMSGMMHHHHYHQGVLQGVPEPLVPGAPPVPLL, encoded by the exons ATGGTGAATTACGTGAACCCGCTCGCCATGTACCAGGGCAAGCAGTACGGCAGCGGCGGCTGGTACGGCTGGCAGCCGCAGAGCTTCGAGGAGCAGCAGTGGTGCGGCGCGTGGGGCGGCGGCGAGTGGGCGCCGGAGGGCCACCACTTCCCCAAGCGCGAGCCGGGCGAGCGGGACGCGGGCGAGCTGCCGTCCCCGGCGCGCGGCGACCCCAGCCCCGGCGCCTCGCCCTGCGCGCGCCCCGCGcagcccccgccgcccccaaGGTCGCCCTACGAGTGGATGAAGAAACCCAACTACCAAACACAACCCAATCCAG AAAACGACCATTCCGAAGCTTACA GTAAAACGCGGACGAAGGACAAGTACCGCGTGGTGTACAGCGACCACCAGCGGCTGGAGCTGGAGAAGGAGTTCCACTACTCGCGCTACATCACCATCCGACGCAAGGCAGAGCTGGCCGCCAGCCTCGGGCTCTCGGAACGACAG GTAAAAATCTGGTTCCAAAACCGGCGCGCCAAAGAGCGGAAACAAGTGAAGAAACGCGAGGAAGTAGTGATGAAGGAGAAGGGCGACCACGCGTCGCTTCAGCACGCCCAGCTCCACCACGCCACCATGCTGCACCACCAGCAGATGATGAGCGGCATGATGCATCACCACCACTACCACCAGGGGGTGCTGCAGGGCGTGCCCGAGCCCCTCGTGCCCGGCGCGCCGCCCGTGCCGCTGCTGTGA